A single region of the Hyalangium ruber genome encodes:
- the hemB gene encoding porphobilinogen synthase yields MAFPIHRPRRLRRSAVLRDMVRETTLEPSDFIYPLFVVDGRDVRRPIASMPGIFNLSIEHAVAEAKQAKALGVPSVILFGIPDQKDGRGTQGYARDGIVQRAIRAIKEAVPELQVIADVCLCEYTDHGHCGVLEGDHVANDATLPLLAQMAVTCAQAGADIIAPSDMMDGRIAALRRSMDEAHLVDTPILSYAVKYASGFYGPFREAAQSTPQFGDRRGYQMDPANAREALKELRLDLDEGADMVMVKPALSYLDIIHRVKEHCQVPVVAYNVSGEYAMVKAAAQNGWVDGNRVMMEILTSIKRAGADLIITYHALEASKLL; encoded by the coding sequence ATGGCTTTCCCCATCCACCGCCCCCGCCGCCTGCGTCGCTCCGCCGTCCTCCGGGACATGGTGCGTGAGACGACGCTGGAGCCCTCGGACTTCATCTACCCCCTCTTCGTCGTCGACGGCCGGGACGTGCGCCGCCCCATCGCCTCGATGCCGGGCATCTTCAACCTCTCCATCGAGCACGCCGTCGCCGAGGCGAAGCAGGCCAAGGCCCTCGGGGTGCCTTCCGTCATCCTCTTCGGCATTCCCGACCAGAAGGACGGCCGGGGCACGCAGGGCTACGCGCGCGACGGCATCGTCCAGCGCGCCATCCGCGCCATCAAGGAGGCCGTGCCCGAGCTGCAGGTCATCGCCGACGTGTGCCTGTGCGAGTACACCGACCACGGCCACTGTGGCGTCCTCGAAGGCGATCACGTGGCCAATGACGCCACCCTGCCGCTGCTGGCGCAGATGGCCGTCACGTGCGCCCAGGCCGGCGCCGACATCATCGCCCCTTCGGACATGATGGACGGGCGCATCGCCGCCCTGCGCAGGTCCATGGACGAGGCGCACCTGGTGGACACGCCCATCCTCTCCTACGCGGTCAAGTACGCCTCGGGCTTCTACGGGCCCTTCCGCGAGGCCGCTCAGAGCACGCCCCAGTTCGGCGACCGGCGCGGCTACCAGATGGATCCGGCCAATGCCCGCGAGGCCCTCAAGGAGCTGCGGCTCGACCTCGACGAGGGCGCCGACATGGTGATGGTCAAGCCCGCGCTCTCGTACCTGGACATCATCCACCGGGTGAAGGAGCACTGTCAGGTGCCGGTGGTGGCCTACAACGTGTCCGGCGAGTACGCCATGGTGAAGGCCGCCGCCCAGAACGGTTGGGTGGATGGCAATCGAGTGATGATGGAAATCCTCACCTCCATCAAGCGCGCCGGGGCCGACCTCATCATCACCTACCACGCCCTCGAGGCTTCCAAGCTCCTGTAG
- a CDS encoding sigma-70 family RNA polymerase sigma factor encodes MSSPSHPDSALSAARLRSRALALLPAGTARALEPEEELGPVLHALFEASAQVRARFEISEDDFLQALLRQVSGAGEGVATLRSLHAEDLALAMGCAAGHPVALAEFDQRFGADMSAALRRLDPSPGFIDEAMQAVRERLFLRRERSSPKIASYSGTGPLGGWVRAVTLRAAINLRRGATAEVPLDERLAKGLGTDSAGPELQLIKSQYREAFQQAFRTALDTLTDQELNLLRLHFVGGASQEQLGKLYTVHRVTIARWLTQARERLLLATQRELRSLLKVEPEELEDILELVRSQLAITLTRALRGREQRS; translated from the coding sequence ATGTCCTCCCCGTCCCATCCCGACAGCGCTCTCTCCGCCGCACGGCTGCGTTCCCGCGCCCTCGCGCTGCTGCCCGCCGGGACCGCGCGGGCGCTGGAGCCCGAGGAGGAGCTGGGGCCGGTGCTCCACGCGCTCTTCGAGGCGAGCGCCCAGGTCCGGGCACGGTTCGAGATCTCGGAGGATGACTTCCTCCAGGCGCTGCTGCGCCAGGTGAGCGGAGCGGGGGAGGGGGTGGCGACGCTGCGGTCCCTCCACGCCGAGGACCTCGCGCTGGCGATGGGCTGCGCCGCGGGCCACCCGGTGGCGCTGGCGGAGTTCGACCAGCGCTTCGGCGCGGACATGAGCGCCGCGCTGCGGCGGTTGGATCCCTCGCCCGGCTTCATCGACGAGGCGATGCAGGCCGTGCGCGAGCGGCTCTTCCTCCGCCGGGAGCGGAGCAGCCCGAAGATCGCCTCCTACTCCGGCACGGGCCCGCTGGGAGGCTGGGTGCGTGCCGTGACACTCCGGGCGGCCATCAACCTGCGTCGTGGAGCCACGGCCGAGGTGCCGTTGGATGAGCGGCTGGCCAAGGGGCTCGGGACGGACAGCGCGGGCCCGGAGCTTCAGCTCATCAAGAGCCAGTACCGCGAGGCCTTCCAGCAGGCCTTCCGCACCGCGCTCGACACGCTGACCGACCAGGAGCTCAACCTGCTGCGTCTGCACTTCGTGGGAGGTGCCAGCCAGGAGCAGCTGGGCAAGCTGTACACCGTACACCGCGTCACCATCGCGCGTTGGCTGACGCAGGCGCGGGAGCGACTGCTGTTGGCCACCCAGCGGGAACTGCGGTCCCTCCTGAAAGTGGAGCCCGAGGAACTCGAGGACATCCTCGAGCTGGTGCGCAGCCAGTTGGCCATCACGCTCACCCGCGCGCTCCGAGGCCGTGAGCAGCGAAGCTGA
- a CDS encoding ABC transporter ATP-binding protein → MPAIEVSGLRKTYRRAFGRAGNDALRGVDLTVPEGSAFGLIGPNGAGKTTFIKAILGIVQPTAGTVRVLGGSPEDPRIRARIGYLPERLHLPGAWTATAFLNTVARLKGLRPEEAAHLRLLERVGLASAAGRRIGGYSKGMRQRLGLAAALLGSPSLLVLDEPTDGIDPMGRVEVRSILQEEVRRGTTLFLNSHLLAETERVCDRVAILADGRVLREGRLEELSRGGARWAVRFAPGTDAGALASAGFQATGSEGLYHIEAADPAALNAALDRARAAGALLVELKRDGQDLEAVLTSTVGAAA, encoded by the coding sequence GTGCCAGCCATCGAAGTCAGCGGGCTCCGAAAGACGTACCGACGCGCCTTCGGGCGTGCGGGAAATGACGCACTGCGGGGCGTGGACCTCACCGTGCCGGAGGGGAGCGCCTTCGGGCTGATTGGCCCCAACGGTGCCGGGAAGACGACGTTCATCAAGGCCATCCTCGGCATCGTTCAGCCGACGGCGGGCACCGTGCGGGTGCTGGGCGGCTCACCGGAGGACCCGCGCATCCGCGCGCGCATCGGCTACCTGCCCGAGCGCCTGCACCTGCCGGGGGCGTGGACGGCCACCGCGTTCCTGAACACCGTGGCGCGGCTCAAGGGGCTGCGACCGGAGGAGGCCGCGCACCTGCGGTTGCTGGAGCGCGTGGGGCTGGCGTCCGCGGCGGGGCGGCGCATCGGCGGGTACTCCAAGGGCATGCGCCAGCGGCTGGGGCTGGCAGCGGCGCTGCTGGGATCCCCTTCCCTGCTGGTGCTGGACGAGCCCACCGACGGCATCGATCCCATGGGCCGCGTGGAGGTGCGGAGCATCCTTCAAGAGGAGGTGCGACGCGGCACCACGCTCTTCCTCAACTCACACCTGCTGGCGGAGACGGAGCGCGTGTGTGATCGCGTGGCGATCCTCGCGGACGGGCGCGTGCTGCGCGAGGGACGGCTGGAGGAACTGTCGCGCGGCGGGGCGAGGTGGGCGGTGCGCTTCGCTCCCGGCACGGACGCGGGGGCGCTGGCTTCGGCCGGCTTCCAGGCGACGGGCTCGGAGGGGCTCTACCATATCGAGGCGGCGGATCCGGCGGCGCTGAACGCGGCGCTGGACCGGGCACGGGCGGCCGGGGCGCTGCTGGTGGAACTCAAGCGCGACGGACAGGATCTGGAAGCAGTGCTCACCTCCACGGTGGGGGCAGCGGCATGA
- a CDS encoding ABC transporter permease subunit produces MRPVFGIAGYVLREAASRKFILAFLVGITLLLLVISLSLRLEVLDGALAATRLFGKVVDTSIRSVDVALRPLYQACAYVVFYGGILFGIVACSDFAPSLMSPGRIEHLLALPLQRWHILAGTFLGVMTLALCGAIYGAGGLLLILGVKTGYWTAGPLVAALLACVSFAAVYAVMLTTATLVRSAALCAASGFLMFVGGIIAGYRSSIARVFEEGLSRELFKGVTLVLPRLSSLADASADLAASQPLGVKSLETLLVGVLVFGLGVLAVGFWRFEGKDY; encoded by the coding sequence ATGAGGCCCGTGTTCGGAATCGCCGGCTACGTGCTGCGCGAGGCGGCGTCGCGCAAGTTCATCCTGGCCTTCCTGGTGGGAATCACCCTGCTGCTGCTCGTGATCTCGCTGAGCCTGCGGCTGGAGGTGCTGGACGGAGCGCTGGCGGCCACGCGGCTGTTCGGCAAGGTGGTGGACACCAGCATCCGCTCGGTGGACGTGGCGCTGCGGCCGCTCTACCAGGCGTGCGCCTACGTCGTCTTCTATGGAGGCATCCTCTTCGGCATCGTCGCCTGCTCGGACTTCGCGCCGAGCCTGATGTCTCCGGGGCGGATCGAACACCTGCTCGCCCTGCCCCTCCAGCGCTGGCACATCCTGGCGGGCACGTTCCTGGGGGTGATGACGCTGGCGCTGTGCGGCGCGATCTATGGCGCGGGCGGGCTGTTGCTGATTCTCGGGGTGAAGACGGGGTACTGGACGGCGGGGCCATTGGTGGCGGCGCTCCTGGCATGCGTGAGCTTCGCGGCGGTGTACGCGGTGATGCTCACCACGGCCACGCTGGTGCGCAGCGCGGCGCTGTGCGCGGCCTCGGGCTTCCTGATGTTCGTGGGCGGCATCATCGCCGGCTACCGCTCCTCGATCGCCCGTGTCTTCGAGGAGGGTCTGAGCCGAGAGCTCTTCAAGGGCGTGACGTTGGTGCTGCCGCGACTGTCCTCGCTGGCGGATGCCTCCGCGGACCTTGCGGCCTCGCAGCCCCTGGGTGTGAAGTCGCTGGAGACGCTGCTGGTGGGGGTGCTGGTGTTCGGCCTGGGAGTGCTCGCGGTGGGCTTCTGGCGCTTCGAAGGGAAGGATTACTGA
- a CDS encoding serine/threonine-protein kinase, with amino-acid sequence MSPECPPEEVLARFAAGTLLETERSALEGHLARCSVCFEVVSALVAGSSSAARGTASASSAPVLARGTALGRYLVLEPLGVGGMGVVYSAYDPGLDRKVALKLLPPQGPHGASSPEGRLRLQREARALARLSHPNVVTVYDVGSEGEQVFVAMELVDGQTLGAWLSSGAHDWRQVVRCFAEAGRGLASAHAVGLVHRDFKPDNVLIGHEGRVRVTDFGLARVTEDTHAPREPVATAGAEGVTRTGSQVSRLSGALSGTPRYMAPEQWQGEATGPWTDQFSFCVALWEALHGEPPFAGTTPSALGQEVLAGRLRPMPTQRQVPARLHAALVRGLQREPSARHPSMEALLAQLEVDPARRRRRVAALVGTGVVLMGVLGVGLAQWTYRSAQLCAGGPARVQSAWGAATREGVRRGLLASGVPSAERTWELLTRSVDAYTFDWASMHRESCEATRVRGEQSEQLLDRRMLCLDHALQRVSALARELEHADRATAGKAMDAVHALPALSECANAAVLLEAPGLPRDASAQRQVLTLREQLAELETLKELGHLKEALPRAEALSQASEALAYPPLQAEALLLEGTLLRMSEQMPEAIEHFRRAALRAEAGREDTLATQAWARLALIQGTDQKEFAEARRSLEYAQAKLDRLGRRDRLLEAEVLGARSGLADREGNFAEAVALDRERVETLEQQLGPDAPALASALHGLAASLYMHGQLDEASASIHRALTLRERHWGPETQNLAVGLNLLAIIAKHRHQLPEAREAYERALRIYSSLGMEQSSQYAQALANLASLLDDLGEHAQALAAFQRAVTLERTSRERDSDSLANVLTNMSSVYRSLGRFEEALAVGLEALSLRTTRFGPRHVLVGVTLDAVGLSLMKLGRYTEALEHFRRELEIFSATFSAEHPHVATAHYQLGLALAALERNAQARASLERALAIFARNPNLGPEQAETRFRLALLQWKNGGPDRARVREQILELRERLQEPARTEVDAWLRDHPGTP; translated from the coding sequence ATGAGCCCAGAATGCCCCCCTGAAGAGGTGCTGGCTCGCTTCGCCGCGGGCACGCTCCTGGAGACGGAGCGCTCGGCGCTCGAAGGACACCTGGCCCGGTGCAGTGTGTGCTTCGAGGTGGTGTCGGCCCTGGTCGCGGGGAGCAGCTCCGCGGCCCGGGGCACCGCCTCGGCTTCCTCCGCGCCCGTGCTGGCACGGGGCACGGCCCTGGGACGCTACCTGGTGCTCGAGCCCCTCGGGGTCGGTGGCATGGGCGTGGTGTATTCCGCGTATGACCCCGGACTCGACCGGAAGGTTGCGCTCAAGCTGCTGCCGCCCCAGGGCCCGCACGGGGCCTCCTCTCCCGAGGGGAGGCTCCGGTTGCAACGCGAGGCCCGCGCGCTGGCCCGCCTGTCCCATCCCAACGTCGTCACCGTGTACGACGTGGGCAGCGAGGGCGAGCAGGTCTTCGTGGCCATGGAGCTGGTGGATGGGCAGACGCTGGGGGCGTGGCTGTCGTCCGGTGCCCACGACTGGCGACAGGTGGTGCGGTGCTTCGCGGAGGCGGGCCGAGGGCTGGCCTCCGCTCATGCGGTGGGGCTCGTTCACCGCGACTTCAAGCCCGACAACGTGCTCATCGGGCACGAGGGCCGGGTGCGCGTCACCGACTTTGGCCTGGCGCGGGTGACGGAGGACACACACGCCCCGAGGGAGCCAGTCGCGACCGCCGGAGCGGAGGGAGTCACGCGCACGGGCTCCCAGGTTTCACGGCTGTCGGGCGCCCTGTCCGGGACGCCGCGCTATATGGCGCCCGAGCAGTGGCAGGGCGAGGCCACCGGCCCGTGGACGGATCAGTTCAGCTTCTGCGTGGCGCTCTGGGAGGCGCTTCATGGTGAGCCTCCTTTCGCGGGCACCACGCCCTCCGCGCTGGGCCAAGAGGTCCTCGCGGGCCGCCTGCGCCCCATGCCCACGCAGCGCCAGGTCCCCGCGAGGCTCCACGCGGCCCTGGTGCGCGGGCTCCAGCGCGAGCCCTCGGCCCGCCACCCCTCCATGGAGGCGCTGCTGGCGCAGCTGGAGGTCGATCCGGCGCGTCGGCGCCGACGCGTGGCGGCGCTGGTGGGTACGGGGGTGGTGCTGATGGGGGTGCTGGGCGTGGGCCTCGCGCAGTGGACGTACCGCTCGGCGCAGCTGTGCGCCGGAGGGCCAGCGCGTGTCCAGTCGGCATGGGGCGCGGCGACTCGGGAGGGCGTGCGCCGGGGCCTGCTGGCCAGCGGTGTACCCAGCGCGGAGCGGACCTGGGAGCTGCTCACCCGGAGCGTGGATGCGTACACCTTCGACTGGGCCTCCATGCACCGCGAGTCCTGCGAGGCCACGCGGGTGCGAGGAGAGCAGTCCGAGCAGCTGCTCGATCGCCGCATGCTGTGCCTGGACCATGCGCTGCAACGTGTATCGGCGCTGGCGCGGGAGCTGGAGCACGCCGATCGCGCCACTGCGGGCAAGGCGATGGACGCTGTGCATGCGCTGCCCGCGCTGAGCGAGTGCGCCAACGCAGCGGTGTTGCTGGAGGCGCCGGGGCTGCCCCGGGACGCCTCCGCCCAGCGGCAGGTGCTCACGCTGCGCGAGCAGCTCGCGGAGCTGGAGACGCTGAAGGAGCTGGGCCATCTGAAGGAGGCGCTGCCGCGAGCCGAGGCGCTGAGCCAGGCTTCCGAGGCGCTGGCCTATCCCCCGCTGCAGGCCGAGGCGCTTCTGCTGGAGGGCACGCTGCTGCGCATGAGCGAGCAGATGCCCGAGGCGATCGAGCACTTCCGCCGGGCGGCACTCCGGGCGGAGGCCGGGCGCGAGGATACGCTGGCCACGCAGGCCTGGGCGAGGCTGGCGCTCATCCAAGGCACCGACCAGAAGGAGTTCGCCGAGGCGCGCCGCAGCCTCGAGTATGCCCAGGCCAAGCTCGACCGACTGGGTCGCCGGGACAGGCTCCTGGAGGCGGAGGTGCTGGGGGCGCGCTCCGGGTTGGCGGACCGGGAGGGGAACTTCGCCGAGGCGGTCGCGCTCGATCGCGAGCGCGTGGAAACCCTGGAGCAGCAGCTTGGCCCGGATGCCCCCGCGCTGGCCTCGGCCCTGCACGGCCTGGCCGCCTCGCTCTACATGCACGGGCAGCTGGACGAGGCTTCTGCCTCCATCCACCGCGCCCTGACGTTGCGAGAGCGTCACTGGGGACCTGAGACCCAGAACCTCGCCGTGGGGCTCAACCTGCTGGCCATCATCGCCAAGCACCGGCACCAACTTCCCGAAGCCCGCGAGGCGTATGAGCGCGCGCTGCGCATCTACTCCAGCCTGGGTATGGAGCAGAGCTCCCAGTACGCCCAGGCCCTGGCCAACCTGGCCAGCCTGCTCGATGATCTCGGAGAGCACGCGCAGGCGCTCGCCGCGTTCCAACGCGCCGTGACACTGGAGCGCACGAGCAGGGAACGGGACTCCGACTCCCTGGCCAACGTCCTCACGAACATGTCCTCGGTGTACCGGAGCCTCGGGCGCTTCGAGGAGGCGTTGGCGGTGGGGCTCGAGGCGCTCTCCCTGCGCACCACGCGATTCGGCCCTCGCCATGTGCTGGTGGGAGTGACGCTGGACGCGGTGGGCCTCTCGCTGATGAAGCTGGGCCGTTACACCGAGGCCCTGGAGCACTTCCGACGCGAGCTGGAGATCTTCTCCGCCACGTTCTCGGCGGAGCATCCCCACGTGGCCACAGCGCACTACCAGCTCGGTCTGGCGCTCGCCGCTCTGGAGCGGAACGCCCAGGCGCGGGCCTCGCTGGAGCGGGCGCTCGCCATCTTCGCGCGGAATCCGAACCTGGGCCCGGAGCAGGCGGAGACACGATTCCGGCTGGCGCTCCTTCAGTGGAAGAACGGCGGACCGGATCGCGCGCGTGTACGTGAACAGATTCTCGAGCTGAGAGAACGACTCCAGGAGCCCGCGCGCACCGAGGTGGACGCGTGGCTCCGTGACCATCCCGGTACGCCCTAG
- a CDS encoding YkgJ family cysteine cluster protein has translation MPFSTLCQRCGLCCDGNLFASVPLRKAEVATMQRLSLSVMETPEGTPSLVQRCTALDGRCCTVYAERPEACRRYRCYLLMAMAEGEVSLDEALAVVDGAHARIQAVEALLAPSSEEAPQAVLQRARRDDLPENGGPLPPEARTAWEQANAYLDRHFRGRHGRG, from the coding sequence ATGCCTTTCTCCACCCTCTGTCAGCGCTGCGGGCTGTGCTGTGACGGCAACCTCTTCGCCTCCGTCCCACTGAGGAAGGCGGAGGTCGCCACGATGCAGCGGCTGTCCCTGTCCGTGATGGAGACTCCGGAGGGTACGCCGTCGCTCGTGCAGCGGTGTACCGCGCTGGATGGGCGCTGCTGCACGGTCTACGCGGAGCGCCCCGAGGCCTGCCGCCGGTACCGCTGCTATCTGCTCATGGCCATGGCGGAGGGCGAGGTCTCCTTGGACGAAGCGCTCGCCGTGGTGGACGGGGCACACGCGCGCATTCAAGCGGTGGAGGCCCTGCTGGCTCCCTCCAGCGAAGAGGCGCCCCAAGCCGTGCTGCAACGGGCGCGGAGGGATGACCTCCCGGAGAACGGAGGGCCCCTACCCCCCGAGGCCCGCACCGCTTGGGAACAGGCCAATGCGTACCTGGATCGTCACTTCCGGGGGCGCCACGGCCGGGGTTGA
- a CDS encoding RDD family protein, protein MVAPRSERALRLVHEGDAMAGSPYPKASLLLRVGARLVDVAVAWGLWVVCGAAGSVVALLFLLLADGMLQGQSVGKRIFGVKVMHLPTRSAARHRDSTLRNAPLALIVLLGMMPQPLGLVAGAAGLVVIGGLEAWRVLKDPLGWRLGDMWAQTQVVDGKVVAGATVAARTPVAHERAPGRLMSAAKVRRGRSLKKAKREKPCASR, encoded by the coding sequence ATGGTGGCACCTCGGAGCGAGCGCGCGCTGCGCCTCGTCCATGAGGGCGATGCCATGGCCGGCTCTCCGTACCCCAAGGCCTCGCTGCTGCTGCGCGTGGGCGCGCGGCTGGTGGACGTGGCCGTGGCGTGGGGCCTGTGGGTCGTCTGCGGCGCCGCCGGCTCCGTGGTGGCGCTGCTGTTCCTGCTGCTGGCCGACGGCATGCTCCAGGGCCAGAGCGTGGGCAAGCGCATCTTCGGAGTGAAGGTGATGCACCTGCCGACCCGCTCGGCGGCGCGCCACCGTGACAGCACCCTGCGCAACGCGCCGCTGGCGCTCATCGTCCTGCTGGGGATGATGCCGCAGCCGCTGGGCCTGGTGGCCGGCGCCGCGGGCCTCGTCGTCATCGGCGGGCTGGAGGCGTGGCGCGTCCTCAAGGATCCGCTCGGCTGGCGGCTCGGGGACATGTGGGCCCAGACGCAGGTGGTGGATGGGAAGGTTGTCGCGGGCGCGACGGTTGCCGCCCGCACGCCCGTGGCGCATGAGCGCGCTCCGGGTCGACTCATGTCCGCGGCGAAGGTGCGCCGCGGGCGCTCGCTCAAGAAGGCGAAAAGGGAGAAGCCGTGCGCATCGCGCTGA
- a CDS encoding right-handed parallel beta-helix repeat-containing protein: MVLATSLGGCRSVADKVSKEVEEVIGSKDSKDKDTKRPTPKKKEEEERHAEAGTDEAPLEAEEATPAQSYSREWVVSPSGSDEAAGSRENPFRTIRRAIEKAGPGEVIRVQAGQYAESVVIDGKARKGTKDAPITLLGEGEPKIVPGKSSGALLQVRRPYWIIEGFEIDVRGQSRFAAVFEGDTQGATLKRSHLHGGTLGGGITTYGQAHGVRIERNHIHDFHKPGGDDSHGIVIQATSRDIVIRGNDIHDTSGDAVQCLKPDSGSQAPAQDVVIERNKLHATGENAVDIKTCRDVVVRHNRMHDFKKSSSSAGEAVVVHYSAKNVRIEDNEISKAGKGIAVGGVTDGANPTDVVVSGNTIREITSSGGSDGAGIRVENASKVKVEGNTIEDTDGYGMMLGLGANGAPSSDLTVKDNVVRTEKLVRLGKKRPGLRMESNRYAPGGLFKAEPKETRDFSQWKEMTGVDKDSSVEH, from the coding sequence GTGGTCCTGGCAACCTCTCTGGGCGGGTGTCGCTCCGTCGCCGACAAGGTCTCCAAGGAAGTGGAAGAGGTCATCGGGTCGAAGGACTCCAAGGACAAGGACACGAAGCGGCCCACTCCCAAGAAGAAGGAGGAGGAGGAGCGCCACGCCGAAGCAGGCACGGACGAAGCGCCGCTCGAGGCCGAGGAGGCGACCCCCGCTCAGAGCTATTCGCGGGAGTGGGTCGTGAGCCCGTCCGGTTCGGACGAGGCAGCGGGCTCGCGAGAGAACCCTTTCCGGACCATCCGCCGAGCGATCGAGAAGGCAGGGCCTGGGGAGGTCATCCGCGTCCAGGCGGGGCAGTACGCCGAGAGCGTCGTCATTGATGGAAAGGCCCGCAAGGGCACGAAGGACGCTCCCATCACCCTATTGGGAGAGGGAGAGCCGAAGATCGTTCCGGGCAAGTCCTCGGGAGCATTGCTCCAGGTCCGACGCCCTTACTGGATCATCGAGGGCTTCGAGATCGATGTCCGCGGACAGAGCCGTTTCGCCGCCGTCTTCGAGGGGGATACCCAGGGCGCCACACTGAAGCGCTCCCATCTGCACGGAGGGACGCTCGGAGGCGGGATCACCACTTACGGACAGGCGCACGGCGTCCGCATCGAGCGCAACCACATCCATGACTTCCACAAGCCGGGAGGGGATGACTCGCACGGCATCGTCATCCAGGCGACCTCACGGGACATCGTCATCCGGGGCAACGACATCCACGACACCTCGGGGGATGCCGTGCAGTGCCTCAAGCCGGACTCTGGAAGCCAGGCGCCCGCTCAGGACGTGGTCATCGAGCGGAACAAGCTGCACGCGACCGGTGAGAACGCGGTGGACATCAAGACGTGCCGGGACGTCGTCGTCCGCCACAACCGCATGCACGACTTCAAGAAGAGCTCCTCCTCGGCGGGGGAGGCCGTCGTCGTCCACTACTCCGCCAAGAACGTCCGCATCGAGGACAACGAGATCTCCAAGGCCGGCAAGGGCATCGCCGTCGGCGGTGTGACGGACGGCGCCAACCCCACGGACGTGGTGGTGAGCGGCAACACCATCCGGGAGATCACCTCCTCCGGCGGAAGTGACGGAGCCGGCATCCGCGTCGAGAACGCCAGCAAGGTGAAGGTCGAGGGCAACACCATCGAGGACACGGATGGGTACGGGATGATGCTCGGGCTTGGTGCCAATGGCGCGCCCAGCAGCGATCTGACCGTGAAGGACAACGTCGTCCGGACCGAGAAGCTCGTCCGGCTGGGGAAGAAGCGCCCCGGGCTGCGCATGGAGTCGAACCGCTATGCGCCTGGAGGGTTGTTCAAGGCCGAGCCCAAGGAGACGCGGGACTTCTCCCAGTGGAAGGAAATGACCGGCGTGGACAAGGACTCCAGCGTGGAGCACTGA